The sequence below is a genomic window from bacterium.
ATCGGCCAAGCAGTTCCAGGCCGAGGGATGGTCTTTCGCTCAGAAGGATCAGGTTCATCTCATCAAGGATCCTCTCAGGTGCAACTTGCGATACACGGACAGACAGGTGCCTGGCTGCTTTTCCCAAAGGAGGATCGATCCTGTAAGACTTGCTGGCACGCAGTCTCGCTGCTCGAAAGATCCTGAGAGGATCATCCTCAAAAGTCCGGCGTGCCCCTATGGGTGTCCTCAAAAGACCTTCTTTTATATCTGCCAAACCACGACCACCAGGATCCAGGATATCAACAGTGTCAAAAGGCCCTGCTTTTGAATGCTCTGGTTCTGCAATCTCTACATAAAGCGCATTTAGAGTAAAATCCCTGGAAAGGGCGTCTGCTGTGAGCGGATCCGAACAGATGCAGGTCAGAGAACTCCTCAGGTGAGCCTGGGCGAACTCGATCCGGGAGGCGGCACCATATACGAGGTGGGTACCGAACCTTGGAAAAGAGACTGGATCACCTACCCGCCTTGCCCTGGAAACTTCACCTGCTAATCGCTTAGCCCCTTCATCACCGCCGCCAAAGACGACAACATCCCACTCACCGGAAAAACTTCTCTCTTCCAGGATGTCGCGTACAGCACCGCCCACCAGAAAAACACGTAGCCCCAACCGCATCGCGGCCGGGGCTACCTCATCAAACAGCGCATTTAAAGGTCCCCTGAACCAGGAAGGGATCCTAACTATTTGGTTCTTTCCTGCCGGCCCCTTCATCTTTCTCTGTCACCCCTGCTCTTTTCCTCTGGCCGCCTTTTTCGAGAAGATAATTTATCCTGTAAAAGAGGTCCTGCTGGTCAAAGGGTTTGACTATATGCTCATCAGCGCCCGCCTCAAAAACCCGCCGTGCCACCTCCTTACCCCCGGCTGCCGAAACCACGATGATAGGTATTTCCCCTATCTCATTATCCTTGCGGATCCTCCGACACACTTCGTACCCATCGACCTCCGGCATCATGAGGTCAAGCATGAGGAGATCCACATGGTATTTCTTTGCATAATGGACAGCCTTGGTCGAATCGGGGGTGAACTTTATGTTATACCCTTCCTTGGGGAGTATCATTTCCATCATTTTAAGGAAGGCCTTATCGTCATCCACAACCAGAATTGTCTCGTTCCTGCCCCTCGGGGTCGGCCGTACTCCCTTCCTCCCGGACTCTGCGATGCCCGCATCCGGATGATTTGGTTTATCCGGTTCACCAACAGGCATAAGGATCAGGAAGCAGGTCCCCGCATCTTCATCACTTTCCACAAAAACCTTCCCATGATGGGCAACAACGATCTCCCGTACAATGGAGAGGCCAAGCCCAGATCCGCCAAAACGCCGGGTCGACGAACTGTCCACCTGATAAAAACGTTCAAAGATTTGATCCAGCCGATCCTTGGGAATACCGATCCCGTTGTCTACAACCCGAAATTCGATGAAGTCGCTCTTGGACTTGGCGCTCAGATTTATCTCTCCACCCACTGAGGTAAACTTCAAGGCATTGTCCAAAAGGTTCTGGAAGACCTGGAGCATCTTGTGAAAATCCCAGTGAACGGTGGGCATTTCATCCCCGATGTCAACCGTGACCACGATGTCCTTGGCTTCATATTCGGGACGAAAATTTTCCACCGCTTTGCTGATCAGGGCATCCGGTAAAAAGGCCTGCTTGTTCAATTTATATTCACCTGCCTCGATCCGTGTAAGGTCCAGCAGGTCTTCGATGAGCCCCAGTTGATTTTGACCCTGCTCCTTGACCACGGTTACTATGTCTCTGAGTTCCTTGCTCGGGTTGCCGTAGTTCTTGTCAAGAACAAGGGAGAGATACCCGTTGATGACGGTCAAGGGGGTCCGGAGCTCGTGGGACATGATGGAAAGAAACTTGTTCTTTACCTCATTGGCCCGCTTAAGTTCCTGGTTCATGGTTTTCAGAATATTATAGTTTTCCTGAAGCTTGCTCTGGGCCTCTTCAAGTTCCGCCGCAGTACTCTGAAGCTGCATATAGGAAGCCTGCAGCTCCTCGTTGGCCGATTCGATCTCAAGGTACTTGTAATTGATCTCTTCCTGTTTTTCCCGGAGGGTCCTTGTCCGGCTGTCCACCTTCCGTTCCAGCGTCCGGTTCAGCTCTTCAAGCTCAACCTTATTTTGTTGAAGCCGCCTCTCCCTGTTGGACAGGACCTCGGCCATGTAGTTGAAGCGTTCAGCAAGGATCGTCAATTCATCGCGACCTTTAAGGTCAATACGAAAATCGTAATCCCCCTTGACGATCGCTTCAGTTCCATTGTTCAGTAACCGTATGGGCTTTGTCATGGCCGTTCCGAGCACAATGACCCCTAGAAGAACAAGAAGGGTCGTCAGGATGATCGTCGCGTTGTGAGTTTTCCTGATCCTGGTGAGGTTGTAGTTCACCTTTTCATTGAGGTGTTGTGTCATGGGAGTGAGGATGGTACGCACAGCTTCAACCTGGGCATGGAATGTGGAAAGGTTAATTTCCATATCCATTAAGACCCTATCGTAACCTGTGCCAGCGCCGCTGGTCAGGATGATGCTGGTCAGCATGGTCAGGTCAGAGAAGGTCGTTTCCATTTTACTGGTCATGACGTGAAGGTCCCGGACCAGTTTATCGGGCCTGTCGTGACAGAGGCCACAGCTGTTGTTGGTGAGGTTTTGGGACAGTATCTGTTCGTTGAGGTCACCCATATTACCCTGGATCTCCTCCACCTGATCGAGGAGTATCCTGATGTCCCTCTCGGTGTACCGGGCTTTTTCAAAACCCTTTATGGCCTTAAGAGCCTTGATGTCCAGAGAGGTAATCGTGGTGGAAAGACGGTCAATCAGGAACCGGGCGGTATTGACGTCGTACAGCTGACCCATGATATTGGAAACCAGCCCGCTGCCAATAAGAACAACAATAAATAACCCCACGAGTCCTGAGATGAGCCTTTTCTTCATACCCTGGACTCCATCTAGTTATCCAGCACCCTGATGTTGTTGATCTCGTAACCGCTTTCCTTGACCACCTGCCTGACACCATCATATTCATCCGGAGAGGTCTTCACGAACTTCAACGCTCCAAACATCTTGAGGACCTCCTGGCCTTCCTGATGAGAGTCCATCCTGAGGAAGACCGTCCGAATGGCCTCCCTTGTCCCCTGGGGGACTTCAGCGCTGACTACCAGGGTCGAATCAGGGAAATGGCCGCCCGTGTATAGAATCTCGATCTTTTCACCAAGTTCAGGTTTGCGCTTTATGTACTCATTGAATACCGTGTTTTTCGCAGCCCCGATCTCTGCAATACCGTTAGCAACCATCCACACGGCAGCATCATGGCTCCCAGCGAACCTGATATTGAAAAAGAATTCACCGGGCTCCTTCACACCGTTACTTCGAAGCAGGCTCAGAGGGAAAAAATACCCGGCTGAGGTGTGGGGGTCCACAAAAACGAAAGACCTCCCCTTCCAGGTGGCAATATCACGGGTCACAGGCAGACCGGATCTTTTAAATATGTAGGAGCGGTAATGGGACTCACCTGTTGGCCATACAGGCCTGACAAGGGGGGCAAATCCGTAATTATCGATTCCATAGGCAGCAATAAAACTGCCCATGAAGGCGCCGTCCGCCCTCCCTTCCTTCAGGGCCGACAAAACCTCTTTGTACCCATTGAGGACCTCGAAACGGACATCCAGAGGCAGAAGCTTACAGGTGTATTCGCATAGGTTGTTATACTTTCGCTGC
It includes:
- a CDS encoding response regulator, encoding MKKRLISGLVGLFIVVLIGSGLVSNIMGQLYDVNTARFLIDRLSTTITSLDIKALKAIKGFEKARYTERDIRILLDQVEEIQGNMGDLNEQILSQNLTNNSCGLCHDRPDKLVRDLHVMTSKMETTFSDLTMLTSIILTSGAGTGYDRVLMDMEINLSTFHAQVEAVRTILTPMTQHLNEKVNYNLTRIRKTHNATIILTTLLVLLGVIVLGTAMTKPIRLLNNGTEAIVKGDYDFRIDLKGRDELTILAERFNYMAEVLSNRERRLQQNKVELEELNRTLERKVDSRTRTLREKQEEINYKYLEIESANEELQASYMQLQSTAAELEEAQSKLQENYNILKTMNQELKRANEVKNKFLSIMSHELRTPLTVINGYLSLVLDKNYGNPSKELRDIVTVVKEQGQNQLGLIEDLLDLTRIEAGEYKLNKQAFLPDALISKAVENFRPEYEAKDIVVTVDIGDEMPTVHWDFHKMLQVFQNLLDNALKFTSVGGEINLSAKSKSDFIEFRVVDNGIGIPKDRLDQIFERFYQVDSSSTRRFGGSGLGLSIVREIVVAHHGKVFVESDEDAGTCFLILMPVGEPDKPNHPDAGIAESGRKGVRPTPRGRNETILVVDDDKAFLKMMEMILPKEGYNIKFTPDSTKAVHYAKKYHVDLLMLDLMMPEVDGYEVCRRIRKDNEIGEIPIIVVSAAGGKEVARRVFEAGADEHIVKPFDQQDLFYRINYLLEKGGQRKRAGVTEKDEGAGRKEPNS
- the phnD gene encoding phosphate/phosphite/phosphonate ABC transporter substrate-binding protein, with protein sequence MWTKIAGLFLVGLLVWTSVAQAASGKKNFRIVLVPERNIFEQQRKYNNLCEYTCKLLPLDVRFEVLNGYKEVLSALKEGRADGAFMGSFIAAYGIDNYGFAPLVRPVWPTGESHYRSYIFKRSGLPVTRDIATWKGRSFVFVDPHTSAGYFFPLSLLRSNGVKEPGEFFFNIRFAGSHDAAVWMVANGIAEIGAAKNTVFNEYIKRKPELGEKIEILYTGGHFPDSTLVVSAEVPQGTREAIRTVFLRMDSHQEGQEVLKMFGALKFVKTSPDEYDGVRQVVKESGYEINNIRVLDN